ATGGTGAGGATGATGCGACGATCCGGCAAGAGCTGTTTCATCGGTATCAATGTGCCCTCTACTTTAAACGGGAATATCGTCTCAACCGTGACGGAGGGCTCTGTGGCCTGGTTCGGCGGTTTAGCAGGAGTAGGGAGGATGTTGCGCTGGCTCAACGGACCTATCCTCTCCCTCTTGCTGTGGCGCTGGAGACGCTCCCAACGATTCCGATTGTTCCGCGGGATGTGGATGTGTCTTATGTTGCGAGGATTTCTCATCCTAAGCGTCGGCGGGCGGTTGAAATGCTGCGCCAGGCTCATGGGGTCGGATTTCAGGGTGGGGTCTACGCGGAAGCAGAAGATCGTCAGTCAAAGTTCTTGAGCGGTTTCTCTCGTGTTGTGATGAAGCTTACAGGAGATCCGGTTGTCACTGTGGCTCAACGGGGGACAAAACTATCGCAGGCCGAGTACTATGCATTGCTCAGCCGATCCAAGATGGCCTTGTCGATTCGAGGCGGGGGGTTCGATACGCTTCGGTATTGGGAGGTCGTGGCGTCCGGCGCGCTCCTTCTTTCTGAGCAGCCAGATATCGAGGTCCCGAACAATTTCGTGCATGGCAAGCAGGCCCTCTTTTTTCGGCCTGACTTAAGTGACTTAGTGGATCTTGTGCGGACTTACGCAAGCGATGCGCGGGCCTGTGCTGCCATGGCGTCAGAGGGGCATAAGCATTTGCTGCAGTACCATACCTGTGAACGACGGGCCGAACAGTTGCTGGCTGTGTGCGGGAAGACGTTGTGATGGGACTTGGTTTTGAACGTGAGGGAGGGGGGGCAGCATGAAGTTGCATGTCTTTGTCTGTGCCAGTCCATTGTACCCTCAGGATAAACAACGGGACGAGGCGCTGCACGTCGAGTATCTTGAGCAGCAAATCGGCCATTATCCAGAAGAGTGGGTCCGGTTGAGCGTGCTGCAGAATGGCTGTGTGTTCCCCCATCGGCAGACAGGCCTTCTCCGCAACCCGTTTCCGAAGAACGTGTCCTACAATTGGCTGCTGTGCGATGCGAATTGTGAGGAAGATTATTGGCTGTTTTTGCCGGAAGACTGCCTGGTCTCTCAGCAAGGATGGGAGGCGATTCGCCAGCATATGGAAAAGGGGAAGGACTGTTTCGCCCTCTCCAAGGACCCGAAAGCCATCGTGTGCCGGCGGGGCATTTTTCAGGATATTTCCTCAGATATCCAGATACTGTGCGATATGAATGCGTTGGGGAAAGAGATCGGTTGTGTGCTCTTGCGAGGAGAATTGGAGCGTAAGGGGTTTCATTGCATCTCGAAAAACTGGCAGAGGGTTTCAGAGGAGCCGAAGCGGTGGGGGAATGAGCTCTATCAGGAAACGAATGCGAAGGATCACCCGGTCGATGTCAATAAGACGAGGGCGCTCCCGATCTTTCA
This genomic window from Nitrospirota bacterium contains:
- a CDS encoding glycosyltransferase, whose protein sequence is MRILYLTDSAPDYLADLLYVGLCRTLGSGQVVDYPYKALYHDPLHRVHYAPQIPGRRYQEEEVAALLREKQFDLAILSSPRRGATTAWESLSHCVAMPPLVLLDGEDDATIRQELFHRYQCALYFKREYRLNRDGGLCGLVRRFSRSREDVALAQRTYPLPLAVALETLPTIPIVPRDVDVSYVARISHPKRRRAVEMLRQAHGVGFQGGVYAEAEDRQSKFLSGFSRVVMKLTGDPVVTVAQRGTKLSQAEYYALLSRSKMALSIRGGGFDTLRYWEVVASGALLLSEQPDIEVPNNFVHGKQALFFRPDLSDLVDLVRTYASDARACAAMASEGHKHLLQYHTCERRAEQLLAVCGKTL